The following are from one region of the Paraglaciecola sp. L1A13 genome:
- a CDS encoding paraquat-inducible protein A: MKRHLSFALNIIAIALFIPGITLPMFALNMEMTALLNAAGITSTLIDKDLSILNTVQDLWSSERFLVAVLIFVFSVCIPILKTALMSLAYFTRNENLKLHITQFVAAIGKWSMADVFVVAIFLAILSTNHADTFSRETLSLFGFGISIDISTQTLSAAGDGFFYFVGYCLVSLLASHLATTTYVIKRI; the protein is encoded by the coding sequence TTGAAACGACATCTCTCATTCGCCTTAAACATTATCGCCATAGCTTTATTCATTCCTGGTATCACCCTACCCATGTTCGCATTAAATATGGAGATGACTGCGCTACTAAATGCCGCAGGGATTACTTCAACATTGATCGATAAAGATCTATCGATACTTAATACGGTTCAAGACCTGTGGAGTAGTGAGCGCTTTTTAGTGGCGGTGTTGATTTTTGTGTTCTCAGTATGCATTCCAATACTCAAAACTGCCTTAATGAGCCTTGCGTACTTTACCCGTAACGAAAATCTCAAGCTGCACATTACACAGTTTGTGGCAGCTATTGGTAAATGGTCCATGGCTGATGTATTTGTAGTGGCTATATTCTTAGCAATTCTATCTACAAATCATGCAGATACGTTTTCTCGTGAAACACTCAGTTTGTTTGGATTTGGTATTTCGATTGATATAAGCACGCAAACTTTATCCGCCGCAGGAGATGGTTTTTTCTACTTTGTTGGGTATTGTTTGGTATCTTTATTAGCCAGTCATTTAGCGACCACAACATATGTAATAAAACGCATATGA
- a CDS encoding ammonium transporter has protein sequence MEQAFHLQYALDTFYFLVCGALVMWMAAGFSMLEAGLVRSKNTTEILTKNIALFAISCTMYLVCGYAIMYGGDYFLTGIENVDVAEKLGEFATREDGFEGGSIYSNASDFFFQVVFVATAMSIVSGAVAERMKLFAFLAFAVVMTAFIYPMEGGWTWGGNSVFGLYSLGDDFGFSDFAGSGIVHMAGAAAALAGVLLLGARKGKYTADGKVNAIPGANLPMATLGTFILWMGWFGFNGGSVLKLGDIANANSVAMVFLNTNAAASGGAIAALIVAKILFKKADLTMVLNGALAGLVAITAEPSTPSALGATLIGAIGGVIVVFSILSLDKLKIDDPVGAISVHGVVGFFGVMVVPATNDGATYLGQFVGAMTIFVWVFAASLIVWAILKAVMGIRVSEEEEFEGVDISECGLEAYPDFTNGNGR, from the coding sequence ATGGAACAAGCATTTCACTTACAATACGCTTTGGATACGTTTTACTTCCTAGTGTGTGGCGCACTCGTTATGTGGATGGCCGCTGGCTTCTCCATGCTAGAAGCAGGATTGGTTCGTTCAAAAAACACGACTGAAATTCTAACTAAGAATATCGCACTTTTCGCAATCTCATGTACGATGTATCTCGTGTGTGGTTACGCAATTATGTACGGTGGCGATTACTTCTTAACAGGCATAGAAAACGTTGATGTTGCAGAAAAATTAGGCGAATTTGCAACTCGTGAAGACGGTTTTGAAGGCGGTTCGATATACTCTAACGCGTCAGACTTTTTCTTTCAGGTAGTATTCGTAGCAACCGCTATGTCAATCGTATCTGGTGCGGTAGCCGAGCGTATGAAACTCTTTGCTTTCTTGGCATTCGCTGTTGTGATGACTGCGTTCATCTACCCAATGGAAGGCGGCTGGACTTGGGGTGGTAACTCTGTGTTTGGTTTATATAGTCTTGGTGATGATTTTGGATTCTCTGACTTTGCTGGTTCAGGCATTGTACATATGGCTGGCGCTGCAGCAGCATTAGCCGGTGTATTATTACTTGGCGCACGTAAAGGTAAATATACCGCAGACGGTAAAGTAAATGCTATCCCAGGTGCAAACTTGCCTATGGCAACGTTAGGTACATTCATCTTATGGATGGGTTGGTTTGGCTTTAATGGCGGTTCAGTATTGAAACTGGGTGATATCGCTAACGCTAACTCAGTAGCAATGGTGTTTTTAAACACGAATGCTGCCGCATCAGGTGGTGCAATAGCGGCACTTATCGTTGCAAAAATTCTGTTCAAAAAAGCAGATTTAACTATGGTGCTTAACGGTGCTCTTGCCGGCCTAGTAGCTATTACTGCAGAGCCATCTACTCCGTCAGCATTAGGTGCCACGCTTATTGGCGCTATCGGTGGTGTGATCGTTGTATTTTCTATCCTTAGTCTTGATAAGTTGAAAATTGATGATCCAGTTGGCGCGATTTCAGTTCACGGCGTAGTGGGTTTCTTCGGCGTAATGGTAGTACCAGCTACTAACGACGGTGCGACTTATTTAGGACAGTTTGTCGGAGCAATGACTATTTTCGTTTGGGTATTCGCCGCGAGTCTAATCGTATGGGCAATATTGAAAGCGGTAATGGGTATCCGAGTTAGTGAAGAAGAAGAGTTTGAAGGTGTGGATATTAGTGAGTGTGGTTTAGAAGCTTACCCAGACTTTACTAACGGTAACGGTCGTTAG
- the thpR gene encoding RNA 2',3'-cyclic phosphodiesterase produces the protein MRAFFALTPPPATKLAIEAWREKAFPHFMSPVKASNFHITLAFLGQISESQLDTLSRYLDSHLKTKCFSLTLDYLGYWSKPKALWIGNTDVPKPQLDLVALLHKAAINSGISIQKRDYISHLTLARKCHENPPAPLIEPSFTFKNSEVTLYQSISTEHGVMYRPLLEWSLQPSFSF, from the coding sequence ATGCGTGCATTTTTTGCCCTTACCCCACCCCCAGCAACGAAACTGGCTATCGAAGCGTGGCGAGAAAAAGCCTTTCCGCATTTTATGAGCCCAGTAAAAGCGAGTAACTTTCATATTACGTTGGCCTTTTTAGGGCAAATCTCTGAATCTCAACTAGACACCTTAAGTCGGTACCTTGACAGCCACTTAAAGACTAAGTGTTTCTCGTTAACCTTAGATTATTTGGGATATTGGTCGAAGCCAAAGGCGTTATGGATAGGCAACACGGATGTACCCAAACCGCAACTCGATTTGGTAGCTCTATTGCACAAGGCGGCAATAAATAGTGGTATAAGCATCCAAAAACGCGACTATATTTCTCATCTAACTCTGGCTAGAAAATGTCACGAAAACCCTCCAGCACCATTAATTGAACCTAGTTTTACATTTAAAAATAGCGAGGTGACCTTATATCAGTCTATCTCTACAGAACACGGAGTCATGTATCGCCCTTTGCTAGAATGGTCTTTACAGCCTAGCTTTTCGTTTTAA
- a CDS encoding Dyp-type peroxidase: MLQPQKGICAEPSLHALYLLLNVNDDDDCLMRIKIAQIIDLFAHYDEEHYEAMVSGVVAIGSSYWHEVYPGLIPVELAPFPDMHYDDRSAPVSPCDLFIQVRADRADICHGLAMEIMRILGSHVDLMEDIRGFRYLDGRDLTGFVYGADNPKGMQKLDTALVGELDPDFAGGSYIHVQRYRHNIVKWEQLSTSQQEYIMGRKKSDNSQLNDALKSPRSHFDCAKIVDNQGKAMGILRQSMPYGDMHVQGLFFVSCAKSPKPFEYMLRNMIINDENGEYDRLLDYTSAETGAAFFAPSLTFIKQRAN; this comes from the coding sequence ATGCTACAACCACAAAAAGGGATTTGTGCTGAGCCAAGTTTGCACGCCCTATACCTACTGCTGAATGTTAATGACGACGATGACTGCTTGATGCGCATCAAAATTGCGCAAATAATTGATTTGTTTGCACATTACGATGAAGAACACTATGAGGCTATGGTTTCTGGCGTGGTGGCGATTGGCAGTAGCTATTGGCACGAAGTGTACCCAGGGTTGATACCTGTTGAGTTGGCACCCTTTCCTGATATGCACTATGACGATCGTAGTGCGCCGGTTTCACCTTGTGATTTATTTATTCAGGTGCGTGCGGACCGGGCTGATATTTGCCATGGACTGGCTATGGAGATTATGCGCATATTGGGTTCTCATGTTGATTTAATGGAAGATATTCGTGGCTTTAGATACTTAGATGGTCGTGATTTAACTGGCTTTGTTTATGGTGCCGACAATCCTAAAGGCATGCAAAAGCTAGACACTGCATTAGTGGGGGAGCTAGATCCTGATTTTGCGGGAGGAAGCTATATTCACGTTCAGCGTTATCGACACAATATTGTGAAATGGGAGCAGCTCTCCACTTCCCAGCAAGAATACATTATGGGCCGCAAAAAATCAGACAACAGTCAGCTGAATGACGCATTGAAATCACCACGTAGCCACTTTGATTGTGCGAAGATAGTTGATAATCAAGGCAAAGCCATGGGTATTTTACGCCAAAGTATGCCCTATGGTGATATGCATGTGCAGGGGCTATTTTTTGTAAGTTGCGCCAAAAGCCCAAAGCCATTTGAATATATGCTACGAAATATGATCATCAATGATGAAAATGGCGAGTATGACAGGTTATTAGACTACACCAGTGCAGAAACTGGCGCCGCTTTTTTTGCTCCTTCGTTAACCTTTATTAAACAGCGGGCAAACTAA
- the hrpB gene encoding ATP-dependent helicase HrpB → MSFVKSTLPVETIIPQLHHALALRDVILVAPPGAGKSTCVPLSLLRLAQFSEQKIIMLQPRRIAARNIAHYLAKQLGEDVGQTVGYRIRGESRSSKATRLEVVTEGILTRMLQSNPELPGVGLVIFDEFHERSIHADFSLALCLEVQDVLRDDLRLLIMSATLDVASLGELLPKAKQIACEGRSYSVETYYRPNSTSASLVEKVASLTVLAAAEHQGDILVFLPGQGEILRCARLLEQKITSDVKIHCLFSQQNIVTQEAALIADPDGKRKIILATNIAETSLTIEGITIVVDSGMQKSAVYQLSKGLTQLHSHMISKSSATQRMGRAGRLSSGVCYRLWSKEQHQRLIEHGQAEILTSDLSPFLLEASVWGAKINDLALIDTPSDAQLKQAHSVLMGLQVLDEHHQVSTHGKAVHALGGQANIATMLLKSKALGAGHQSLACAIAVLLEDKDPLGNQAGSLCYERLSLLQQQKSHPLWRGIRQWYKKLGCGDASWPLDDTGILLGFAFPQWIGKSSGAGRYALVDGTGAQLSDNDPLVGQPWIAIGQMLLSDKYQSNARITLAEPINIVQIEQYFSHLINKEMRCEWDETREAISAHSLQRLGHIVLKQTPSGKPSSDQIHQIWREQINRRGVMALPFSENDLQLIYRLRIAHTYLTDRQWPDVSEVGLMATIDNWLLPYLSDVLSWQQLSKLDFKALLLNQLDYTAQQLLNQLLPSKITVPSTSRIALKYDDHGSVSLAVRMQEVYGLADTPMVARGQVKVQMVLLSPAGRPLQQTQDLAGFWQGSYKEVQKEMKGRYQKHYWPDDPANALATSKTKKKMSNNQ, encoded by the coding sequence TTGTCGTTTGTAAAAAGCACCCTGCCAGTAGAAACTATTATTCCCCAGCTACACCATGCGCTTGCGCTAAGGGATGTGATCTTAGTTGCCCCACCTGGTGCAGGAAAATCGACGTGTGTGCCCTTGTCACTGTTAAGGCTTGCACAGTTCTCCGAGCAAAAAATAATTATGTTGCAACCTAGGCGCATTGCCGCGCGCAATATAGCCCATTATCTGGCCAAGCAATTAGGTGAAGATGTGGGGCAAACCGTGGGTTATCGCATTCGTGGTGAAAGCCGCAGCAGCAAGGCAACACGTTTAGAAGTTGTGACTGAAGGCATTCTCACTAGGATGCTACAGAGTAATCCGGAATTACCGGGAGTAGGACTCGTTATATTTGACGAGTTTCATGAACGTAGCATACATGCTGATTTCTCGCTGGCCTTGTGTTTGGAAGTTCAGGATGTTCTGCGCGACGATTTACGTCTACTGATTATGTCTGCCACGTTAGATGTGGCCAGTCTCGGTGAGTTGTTGCCAAAGGCCAAACAGATTGCTTGTGAGGGGCGAAGTTATTCCGTTGAAACCTACTACCGCCCTAATTCTACAAGTGCCTCATTGGTCGAAAAAGTCGCAAGTTTAACCGTGCTTGCGGCAGCCGAGCACCAAGGGGATATTCTGGTCTTTCTGCCTGGGCAAGGTGAAATTTTACGCTGCGCGAGATTGTTAGAACAAAAAATAACAAGTGATGTAAAGATCCATTGTCTTTTTTCACAGCAAAACATAGTCACTCAAGAAGCTGCCTTAATCGCTGACCCAGATGGCAAACGAAAGATCATTCTCGCTACTAATATTGCTGAAACAAGTTTGACCATAGAAGGTATAACGATTGTCGTTGATAGCGGTATGCAAAAAAGTGCGGTTTATCAACTAAGTAAGGGCTTAACACAACTTCACAGCCATATGATTTCAAAGTCATCCGCTACGCAACGAATGGGGCGAGCAGGGCGATTGAGTTCCGGTGTGTGTTATCGTTTGTGGAGCAAAGAGCAGCATCAGCGTCTGATTGAACACGGTCAAGCAGAAATTTTAACCAGCGACCTATCCCCTTTTTTATTAGAAGCGAGTGTTTGGGGCGCAAAGATCAACGATTTAGCATTAATTGACACACCCAGTGACGCTCAACTTAAACAGGCACACTCGGTGCTGATGGGATTGCAGGTACTTGATGAACATCATCAGGTTAGCACTCATGGTAAAGCGGTACATGCTTTGGGCGGGCAGGCAAATATCGCAACCATGCTGTTAAAAAGTAAAGCCCTTGGGGCTGGACATCAAAGTTTAGCGTGCGCAATTGCTGTGCTCCTTGAGGATAAGGACCCACTAGGAAATCAAGCAGGTAGCCTTTGTTATGAACGCTTATCATTATTACAACAACAAAAAAGTCATCCATTGTGGCGCGGGATACGCCAGTGGTATAAAAAGTTGGGATGTGGTGATGCATCTTGGCCGCTAGACGACACGGGAATATTGCTCGGGTTTGCCTTCCCACAATGGATAGGAAAAAGCAGCGGCGCTGGACGTTACGCTTTAGTAGATGGCACAGGGGCTCAGTTGAGTGATAACGACCCGTTAGTTGGCCAACCATGGATAGCCATAGGGCAAATGTTACTCAGCGATAAATACCAGAGTAATGCACGTATCACACTGGCAGAGCCCATTAATATAGTCCAAATCGAGCAGTACTTTTCTCACCTTATTAATAAAGAAATGCGCTGTGAGTGGGATGAAACACGGGAGGCTATTTCCGCTCATTCTCTTCAACGGTTGGGTCATATTGTTCTTAAACAGACCCCGTCAGGAAAGCCCAGTAGCGACCAAATACATCAGATCTGGCGCGAGCAGATTAACCGCCGTGGTGTTATGGCATTGCCCTTTAGTGAGAATGATCTGCAATTGATATATCGATTGAGAATTGCTCACACTTATTTAACTGATAGACAGTGGCCGGATGTGAGTGAAGTCGGGTTGATGGCTACTATTGATAATTGGTTGTTACCCTATTTGTCAGATGTGTTGAGCTGGCAGCAACTAAGCAAATTAGATTTTAAGGCTCTACTGTTAAATCAACTTGATTACACTGCGCAGCAATTACTTAATCAGTTGTTACCCAGCAAAATAACTGTGCCTAGTACAAGTCGCATTGCCTTAAAATATGACGACCATGGCAGTGTCTCGCTGGCGGTTAGAATGCAGGAAGTATACGGCCTTGCCGATACCCCGATGGTTGCTCGGGGACAAGTCAAAGTACAGATGGTTTTGTTGTCACCCGCAGGCAGGCCATTGCAGCAAACTCAGGATCTGGCGGGTTTTTGGCAAGGCAGCTATAAGGAGGTGCAAAAAGAAATGAAAGGACGTTATCAAAAGCACTATTGGCCTGATGATCCTGCGAATGCGTTAGCCACAAGCAAAACGAAAAAGAAGATGAGCAATAACCAGTGA
- the glnK gene encoding P-II family nitrogen regulator: MKLVTAIIKPFKLDDVREAISEIGIDGLTVTEVKGFGRQKGHTELYRGAEYQVDFLPKVKLEIAVQDDQVERLVEAIVGAAKTGKIGDGKVFVYDLEHAVRIRTGETDGEAI; encoded by the coding sequence ATGAAATTAGTCACAGCGATCATCAAGCCGTTTAAGCTAGATGATGTGCGCGAAGCCATTTCTGAAATAGGAATCGACGGATTAACCGTTACCGAAGTCAAAGGTTTTGGGCGTCAAAAAGGCCACACAGAGCTATACCGCGGAGCGGAATACCAAGTGGATTTCTTACCAAAAGTGAAACTAGAGATCGCGGTTCAAGACGATCAAGTTGAGCGCTTGGTTGAAGCCATAGTGGGCGCAGCGAAAACGGGCAAAATTGGTGACGGTAAAGTATTTGTTTACGACTTAGAACATGCAGTTCGAATTCGTACCGGTGAAACCGACGGCGAAGCTATTTAG
- the purU gene encoding formyltetrahydrofolate deformylase produces the protein MQQTLRLVIDCPDQVGLVASVSQFLAQHNATIVEASHHTDLQTGRFFMRHEIRTDSLTMDIDQIRQAFMPIADSYSMNWKLVDSRNKPKMALLASHESHCLMDLLHRWHSKELYCDIPCIIANHPQMKQFADWHSIPFHWIDFKTLGREAAFAQISQLIKQYDIDLTVLARFMQILPESLCQELAGRAINIHHSFLPSFAGAKPYQQAYDRGVKLIGATCHYVTSDLDEGPIIEQEVMRISHSDSAQDMVRKGKNCEKTALANGVRYHLEDRVIIHRSKTVVFA, from the coding sequence ATGCAACAAACCTTAAGATTGGTCATAGATTGTCCCGATCAAGTTGGCCTTGTGGCCAGTGTTAGTCAATTTTTGGCTCAACATAACGCGACTATTGTAGAAGCGAGCCATCATACCGATCTGCAAACAGGTCGTTTTTTTATGCGCCATGAAATACGTACCGACTCACTAACCATGGACATAGACCAAATTAGACAAGCATTTATGCCCATAGCCGACTCGTATTCCATGAATTGGAAACTAGTTGATTCTCGGAATAAGCCCAAAATGGCGCTACTTGCCAGTCATGAATCCCATTGTTTAATGGACTTATTACACCGCTGGCATAGCAAAGAATTGTATTGTGATATTCCCTGTATTATTGCCAATCATCCACAAATGAAACAATTTGCCGATTGGCACAGCATTCCTTTTCATTGGATTGACTTTAAAACCTTGGGTAGAGAAGCTGCTTTCGCTCAGATCAGTCAGTTAATTAAGCAATACGACATTGATTTAACCGTACTTGCGCGCTTTATGCAGATTTTACCTGAATCCCTGTGTCAAGAATTAGCTGGCCGCGCTATCAATATTCACCACAGTTTTTTGCCCTCATTCGCCGGCGCCAAACCCTATCAACAAGCATATGATAGAGGTGTAAAACTTATCGGCGCTACCTGTCACTATGTTACCAGTGATCTAGATGAGGGACCGATTATCGAACAAGAAGTCATGCGAATTTCCCATAGCGACTCCGCTCAGGATATGGTTCGAAAAGGTAAAAACTGCGAGAAAACAGCACTTGCTAACGGTGTTCGTTATCATTTAGAGGACAGGGTGATTATTCATCGTTCTAAAACAGTGGTGTTTGCATAA
- a CDS encoding catalase: MTDKPRLTTSAGAPIPSNSTSQSAGERGPLLLTDYQLIEKLAHQNRERIPERAVHAKGWGLKGKFTVTHDISQYSCAKIFSQVGKTTEVLSRWSTVAGESGAADTERDVRGFSLKFYTEEGNWDMVGNNTPVFFVRDGFKFPDFIRTQKRHPKTNLRSPEAMFDFWAAQPECVHQVTILMSDRGIPVNPMYMNGYGSHTFSLWNKEGERFWVKFHFKTQQGHKHYTNAEAEVLTGKTREAYQEDLYNAVEQGNFPKWTMYIQVMPELDAPNQPFNPFDITKIWPHADFPLIEVGELEMNENPENYFQMVENAAYSPSNVVPGIGFSPDKMLQARVFSYADAHRYRLGTHYEALPANAAKAANVQHYHKDGSMRFFTNDFGNSDAYYEPNQHNGPVADASVAEPPLRIDGDATRYEQVESDADYVQPRALYEMFDDAQKQRLYNNYAAAMGPCSSSVKERWYAVLEKVHPDYAQGVRLANEKIDSDINAVPVTNNTPT; encoded by the coding sequence ATGACAGATAAGCCTAGATTAACGACCAGTGCAGGTGCTCCCATCCCTTCGAATAGTACCTCTCAGTCAGCAGGTGAAAGAGGGCCATTACTGCTTACCGATTACCAATTAATTGAAAAGCTTGCTCATCAAAACCGTGAGCGTATTCCTGAACGAGCAGTGCATGCAAAAGGGTGGGGCTTGAAAGGGAAATTTACTGTGACGCACGATATCAGCCAATATTCTTGCGCTAAAATATTTTCACAGGTCGGTAAAACAACAGAAGTGCTTAGCCGCTGGTCTACAGTTGCAGGCGAGTCTGGTGCTGCCGATACCGAACGTGACGTGCGTGGTTTTAGTCTCAAGTTTTATACCGAAGAAGGTAATTGGGATATGGTGGGCAATAACACCCCAGTATTCTTTGTGCGTGACGGTTTTAAGTTTCCTGACTTTATCCGCACCCAGAAACGCCATCCCAAGACTAACTTGCGCTCTCCAGAGGCTATGTTTGATTTTTGGGCCGCGCAACCAGAATGTGTACATCAGGTGACTATTCTGATGTCAGACCGTGGGATCCCCGTGAATCCAATGTATATGAACGGCTACGGGAGTCATACTTTTAGTTTGTGGAATAAAGAAGGTGAGCGTTTTTGGGTCAAATTTCACTTTAAAACGCAGCAAGGTCACAAGCATTATACTAACGCCGAAGCAGAAGTATTGACCGGTAAAACTCGTGAGGCTTATCAAGAAGATTTATATAATGCGGTTGAACAGGGTAATTTCCCCAAATGGACGATGTATATTCAGGTTATGCCAGAACTTGATGCTCCAAACCAACCGTTTAATCCATTCGATATCACCAAAATCTGGCCCCATGCTGATTTTCCACTTATTGAAGTGGGTGAGTTAGAAATGAATGAGAACCCTGAAAACTATTTCCAAATGGTAGAAAACGCTGCTTATAGCCCATCCAATGTGGTTCCAGGAATTGGTTTTAGTCCTGACAAAATGTTACAGGCACGGGTATTTTCTTACGCTGATGCCCATCGTTATCGTTTAGGCACGCATTACGAAGCATTGCCAGCCAATGCAGCGAAAGCAGCTAACGTCCAGCATTACCATAAAGATGGTTCGATGCGTTTTTTCACCAATGACTTTGGTAACTCAGATGCCTATTACGAGCCAAATCAACACAACGGTCCTGTTGCAGATGCTAGCGTAGCCGAGCCGCCACTTAGAATTGATGGCGATGCTACCCGTTATGAGCAAGTTGAAAGTGACGCTGATTACGTGCAGCCTAGAGCACTGTATGAGATGTTCGATGATGCACAAAAGCAGCGTCTATATAATAACTACGCTGCGGCAATGGGTCCTTGTTCTTCTTCTGTGAAAGAACGCTGGTATGCGGTACTTGAGAAGGTACATCCCGATTATGCGCAAGGTGTGCGGTTAGCAAATGAAAAGATCGATAGCGATATTAACGCTGTGCCTGTAACGAATAACACGCCAACTTAG
- the mrcB gene encoding penicillin-binding protein 1B — protein MKKTAKSNSKSTKSASSSLWSRLHPWAWIKRNWWRLLIIIAAVIAAYGVYLDAQIVKQFSGNKWQVPAQIFARPMHLELKQEITIQEIVEELELLGYRKVRHADDTGEYQLKATGLRIQRRAFHFPHGDETEVAVDITLANGRISALRNLDSNDTLSDIYLEPWLVTRLMSSGREDRMLVNLDGVPPSLIKALVLVEDKDFYKHYGIAPLSILRALLANISAGRAVQGGSTLTQQLVKNLFLTNEKSLVRKAKEALMALIIDARYSKDEIIEAYLNEVFLGQNGNTGVHGFGLASLFYFDRPLAELNVAEIATLVGIIKGPSYYNPRRHPERVTERRNLVLRVLFENNELQRSQYEYAINQPLNLATGASLISGKHPAFMGLVRRELKNVLADPNMRESGLKVFTTLDSVAQRKAEKAVNAGVKTQQKRMKLTELQAAMVVTDIKSGEVRSMVGDANPQFQGFNRALDAKRAIGSLIKPAIYLTALERASQYNLATPLKDESIQLKSTYGKMWEPKNADKKFRGQVTLVEALTQSLNVPTVNLGMAVGLDDIAATVRRLGVNEPIDIYPAMTLGAVNFSPIQVNQMYQTIANNGRYIPLHAVTSVLSPKNKPLWQFSNRGEQRADLKATYLLNYALHKVTLEGTAKQIKKEFGDINMAGKTGTTDDYRDSWFSGFDNNILVTSWMGKDDNQPINLGGASGAMQLFIGYQKQQQPKSLVRRYPKGLGIAHFDETSGAVSRPGCANTISVPAILDALPPVPKTCNGEVRGPLKKSLWERLFGS, from the coding sequence ATGAAAAAAACGGCTAAAAGCAATTCTAAGTCCACTAAATCTGCTTCGTCTTCGTTATGGAGTCGCCTGCATCCCTGGGCGTGGATAAAGCGTAATTGGTGGCGCTTACTAATCATTATTGCTGCTGTTATTGCCGCTTATGGCGTGTATCTAGATGCGCAGATTGTTAAACAGTTTAGCGGTAATAAATGGCAAGTACCGGCACAAATTTTTGCACGTCCAATGCATTTGGAATTGAAGCAAGAAATCACGATTCAAGAAATTGTTGAAGAGTTGGAATTACTAGGATATCGCAAGGTCCGACATGCGGACGATACGGGGGAGTACCAACTTAAGGCCACAGGTTTGCGTATTCAGCGCAGAGCATTTCACTTCCCCCATGGGGATGAGACAGAGGTTGCGGTAGATATCACGCTGGCCAACGGCCGCATTAGCGCCCTGCGTAATTTAGACAGTAACGACACGCTCAGCGATATTTATTTGGAGCCTTGGTTGGTCACGCGCCTGATGAGCAGTGGGCGTGAAGACAGAATGCTGGTCAATTTAGATGGCGTACCGCCGTCTTTGATTAAAGCCTTAGTACTGGTGGAAGACAAAGATTTTTATAAGCATTACGGTATTGCTCCGTTATCTATTCTACGTGCGTTGCTGGCAAATATTTCAGCAGGACGGGCGGTTCAAGGGGGGAGCACGTTGACCCAGCAATTGGTTAAAAATTTATTTTTAACCAATGAAAAATCACTTGTACGTAAAGCAAAAGAAGCCCTAATGGCACTGATTATAGACGCCCGATACAGCAAAGATGAAATTATCGAAGCGTACTTGAATGAAGTATTTCTTGGGCAAAATGGAAATACCGGTGTACATGGCTTTGGTTTGGCGAGTTTATTTTATTTTGACCGCCCGCTTGCTGAATTGAACGTAGCTGAAATTGCGACGCTCGTGGGGATCATCAAAGGACCATCTTATTATAATCCCCGTAGACACCCAGAGCGCGTGACTGAGCGGCGTAATCTAGTACTAAGAGTATTATTCGAGAATAACGAATTACAGCGTAGTCAATATGAGTATGCAATTAACCAGCCGCTAAATTTAGCAACGGGTGCCAGTTTAATATCTGGAAAGCATCCTGCATTTATGGGCTTAGTCCGCCGGGAGCTAAAAAACGTGTTGGCCGACCCGAACATGCGTGAATCCGGCTTGAAAGTCTTCACCACACTTGACTCCGTTGCCCAGCGAAAAGCCGAAAAGGCCGTTAACGCAGGCGTGAAGACTCAGCAGAAACGCATGAAGTTAACGGAATTGCAGGCAGCTATGGTGGTGACTGATATCAAAAGTGGTGAAGTACGCTCGATGGTTGGAGACGCTAATCCCCAGTTTCAGGGCTTTAACCGTGCATTGGACGCAAAACGTGCAATAGGCTCACTGATTAAGCCTGCTATTTATTTAACGGCGCTTGAGCGGGCGTCTCAATATAATTTGGCAACGCCACTAAAAGACGAATCTATTCAACTTAAAAGTACCTACGGTAAAATGTGGGAGCCAAAAAACGCGGATAAAAAATTTCGTGGTCAAGTAACACTAGTTGAAGCATTAACCCAGTCGCTAAATGTGCCGACAGTCAACTTAGGCATGGCCGTTGGATTAGATGATATTGCAGCAACAGTTAGGCGTTTGGGGGTTAATGAGCCCATCGATATTTATCCTGCCATGACGCTCGGTGCCGTTAACTTTTCGCCGATTCAAGTCAATCAAATGTATCAGACCATCGCCAATAATGGTCGGTATATCCCTCTGCATGCGGTCACGTCTGTTCTATCGCCAAAAAATAAACCGTTATGGCAATTCAGCAATCGTGGCGAACAAAGAGCTGATTTGAAAGCGACGTATCTACTTAATTACGCGCTACATAAAGTTACGCTTGAGGGCACCGCAAAACAAATCAAAAAGGAGTTTGGCGATATTAATATGGCGGGTAAAACAGGTACCACTGATGACTATCGAGATAGTTGGTTTAGCGGTTTCGACAACAATATCTTGGTCACTAGCTGGATGGGCAAAGACGATAATCAACCCATTAACTTAGGCGGTGCGAGCGGTGCAATGCAACTATTTATTGGTTACCAGAAGCAGCAGCAACCTAAGTCATTAGTGCGTCGCTATCCAAAAGGACTAGGGATTGCACATTTTGATGAGACTAGCGGTGCCGTTAGTCGCCCAGGATGTGCAAATACCATTAGTGTACCGGCTATTTTAGATGCGCTGCCCCCCGTACCAAAAACCTGTAATGGGGAAGTGCGTGGCCCGCTGAAAAAGTCACTATGGGAAAGGCTCTTTGGTAGCTAA